The nucleotide sequence GGCCATGTCGGCATTCCATGGGATAGTTTGTGCCTTACGCACAATTTTTTTGAGACCTTTTGAATAAAGTGTTACTCCCTTTTTTTCGAGTACCGCAATTTCGTTATTTTCGAGATAAATAACTTCTTTGGTATAAGGGAGCAGCGCGGGTATATCGGAAGCTAAAAAATTTTCGTTTTTTCCAAGCCCAATAACAAGTGGCGACGACTTTTTTGCAGCATACAATTTATCGGGTTCTTTAAGGTATAACACGGCCAAGGCGTAAGTACCTTCTACTTCGCTTAAAGCACGGCTTAACGCTTTTAAAAATACTTTTTCCTTTTTTAAATGTTCGGAAATAAGATGGCATACAATTTCGGTATCGGTTTCAGAAAGTATTTTATGGCCTTTGAGTTGTAACTTTTCTTTTAACGAAAGATAATTTTCTATAATTCCGTTATGTACAAGCACAACATCTCCAGCACGGTGCGGATGCGCATTGGTTTCGGTAGGACTGCCATGTGTAGCCCAACGGGTATGACCAATACCAACCATTCCCAAACTGTCGCGCCTGTCTATTTTGGAACTTAAATTAGAAAGCTTGCCTTCGGCTCTCACTATAGAAATGTCGGAGTTGTTAATGTAAGCAAGACCTGCCGAATCGTAGCCGCGATATTCCAAACGCGACAAACCATCCAATAAAATGGGAACTGCCTTTTGTTTACCCGTATAACCAACAATGCCGCACATTTAAAGACAGTGAATAGTGAATAGTGAATGGTGAATGGAAAAATCACTCACCGCTTCCCCTTACTTGTCACAGACAAAAACGATGTTAAGATTTATTATAGAGAGAGTAAAAAATAAAGTTATTTGTTAGATAATTGCTAAAGTCCTGCCGGCATAAGCGACGAAAATTTGGGTTTATGTTCATTCTGCCAGGCATCAGTTACAGGATCGGATAGCGGCGTGTTAGACGCCATGAGTTTTGCCGGAATCAAATCGCGCAAGGCCACTTCTTGCGAAGTAACCGTAGATGAATCAAGCGCCTTAGCCAGTACCACTTCATCTACTTTATCACTGCCCACACCCTTGCTATTAAGCCAGGCCAGTACGGCATCTTTGCGTTTGCCTGCTTTACCGTAAACGTCGGGGTGTATTTTTAATTTACCTTCCTGAATTTCAAAAATGTTGTACTTAATTTCAACTGGAATAGAATTTTTGAGATTTACATAATAACTACTGCCACGATGAGCGGCATACGTTTTAAGAAGTTCTGGATCTGTTTTTTCAGTAAAGTGTGATTGTACCCACCAAGCCAAAGCCTTTACATCGGCTGCAAACATGCGCATACAACCGTGTGATGCGGGATGGCCAACGGTATATTCTTTATTAGTCCCGTGTAATAAAATAGCGCCTCCCAAATCAAGCTTGGCTAAACCTAACGGATTACCAGGTCCGGGCGGTGTGGGCTTAGAATCTTCGGCCCACTTACTATCGGGAGGCATCCACCAAGGATTCCATACAATTTGCGAAAGCTTGCGCTCACCCACAGGCGTTTTAAAGACGGGAGACCCTACAGCAACAGGGAAACGATAGACAAGCTCACCTTCGTGATACAGTCGCAATTCACGGGCAGGAATATTCACTACAATTTTTGTATTTTGAGGAACAGGATCATCCTGAACGTACAAACTAGGAACGTAATTTCTATCATCATGCGATGGAGATTTAAGCTCATTGTTTGACTTAAAAGCAGTAGACTTGTCACCGCATCCAGATAGCACCAAGCCTATACACAAACCCATGGTTATTTTTCCAAACATACCGTCTCCCCTTCCTTTTCCCGTTTAACCCATAAATAGCAACGCAACACTCATACCAACGGAAGCTTGACGGTTAACTTTAATTCTTTTTTAAAAACATATACTTACTATTTACCCCGAGTCAAATATTCATAAAAATAGTCAATATTTTGACGTTTTTGGACATTTTAGCCTCTTAAAATTGAGAATACTTAAAGAAGGGTTGTGAGAGGAAAACGAGATAGAAAAACAGAAATTTTATCACCATAAGCCAGCGAAAAATGCCCCTGGGTTCCATCCAAAAATAAACCGGCACGGTGCATTTCGTTGATAAACACTAATTCTTCGTGCATCTCTATAAAACCACGTAAAATTTTGTATTTTTTTTCGCCCAAACCTTTGTAGGGCTCACGCACCAAATATTGAAGCATCTTTTTGGAAAGCGGCATAGGCCTACCACCCGCCGCTTTAATGGCGGCCGTTGAACCACTAGAAGTTGCTACCCACACACCCGAGCTGCGCTGATTTTCTTTGTGACGCACTAACTTCACCTGATAACGACTCATGGCTGCGGGTGAATTATTAGCAAACAAAATATCGTTTAACGGATATACGGGCAGTTTTTTACCGTTAACCGTAATCCCAATACGCTGACGTACTAACGTTTTGTAATTGCCCTTTTTAATAGCGATAAGTTTTTTTTCTATTTGCGAGGGCTTTATACTTAACAAAGCTCCAATAGAAACCTTGGGGTTCGAATTAATCCCCATCATAGGCGTATTTTCTACCAAATGCGCCGTGCGCAAAAAAGTTCCATCACCGCCTACAGTAATAACCAAATCAAAACGGCTCATAATTTTACGATCGGGCTTTAACACTACAGTATAATCAAAATCATTTTTAATAAGATTTTTTTCTAACACATCCAGCGTAGCCGTTAACGCCTGGTAATCGGATTCATTAAGTTCGCCGCTATCGGGATAAAAAAATCTTTTCCGGCCACCTGGAACAAAGCGTCCACCCTTGGGCACAACCAATATTTTGCTAATTTCCTTGTTCATGTTTTTATTTATACAGCGCGTGCTCCAGTATGTAATCTAAAACCGGAGGATGCAAATAGTCTTTCACACTCTCACCTCTCTGTATTTTATCACGCAACTCAGTACTAGAAATTTGAGGAAAGCTAGATTTTTCGTAACCAGCCCTTGGGAAAAAATAAAATGATGCTTCTTTTTGTAACATCTTGGCCTTATGCCACAGGTGCAGCGTTTCTTTACAATCACTTCCTAGTGCAATGGTAAAATCGGTTTTGGGATGTATTTTTTTTAGCGCCAAAAGAGTATCAATAAAATAAGAGGGCGTATGCTGCAGATTATCTTCAATAGGATTAAGCATCACGTTGGGCGAAATTCCCATAAAATTAAGCTGACACATGGCCATGCGGTCTAAAAACGACGTGAGATTTTTTTCAAAGGGATGAGCGTAGGTAGGAATAATAGAGACGGCTTCAAAATCTTGAAGACTTGCCAAATGACGGACAACTTCACGATGCCCCAGATGAGGAGGATTAAAAGAACCCCCAAATAAAATGACCTTTTCGCGACTCATTAAAAAAGATTTTCACGGATAAGCGCCTAACGCAAGAAAGAAATAGTTCTAGCCTGAATAAGCCACCTGCAGCTACAATACTCTCACTAAGGGGGAGTTATGAGTAAGAAGAAAAAGATCCTGGTTTTAACAGGCGGCGGTGATGCGCCCGGCTTAAATGCTGTTATCCGCGCGGTAGTAAAACATGCTATTGGCACTTATGGTTGGGAAGTGATTGGCAGCCAGGTAGCCTTTAACGGTATTTTGGAAGATCCCATGCGGATTATGCCACTCGATCTTAAAACTGTGAGTGGCCTCTTGGTCCGTGGCGGAACAATTTTAGGAACGATTAATCAAGGCGGCCCTTTTACTTTTCCGGTTAAAAATGAAAAAGGAGTGTTGGTTGAAATTGACCGTTCCGATGAGCTCCTCGCCCGTCTGCGTCGTCTGGGCATTGATGCAGTTATCAATATTGGTGGCGATGGTTCTCAACGCATCTCTCAAAAACTCTTTGAAAAAGGTTTAAATATTGTAGGCGTTCCCAAAACAATTGATAACGATTTAGACTGCACCGAAATGACCTTTGGTTTTCAAACCGCCGTAGAAACCGCCACCGACGCCATCGACAAACTCCATGCCACTGCCGAATCGCACGACCGTGTGATGGTGCTGGAGCTGATGGGCCGTGATGCGGGGTGGATTGCCATGGCCAGCGGTATAGCTGGAGGAGCCGATGTGGTACTCATCCCCGAAATTCCATTTGATTTAGATAAAGTGGCGGATCACATCCGCGCTCGCGATGCGCGAGGCCATCATTTTGCCATTGTGGTTGTGGCCGAAGGAGCCAAACCTAAAGACGGTGATGCCTTTGTAAAAGAAAAAGCCGGTGTGGGCCGCAATAATCGTGTACTGGGCGGTGTGGGCGATTATGTAACCCGCGAACTGGCCAAAAAACTAGGCGGTATGGAAACACGCTGCACGGTGCTAGGCCATTTGCAACGTGGTGGTGTTCCGGCACCTATGGATCGCTTGCTCGCTACTCGCTTTGGTGCTGCTGCTGTTGATTTGGTGGCGCAGGAAAAATTTGGTTACATGGTGGCTTACCAGCAAGATAATATTGTGCCGGTTAAAATAGCCGATGCCATCCAGCGCTACCGCACCATTGCGCCTGATCATAATTTAGTAA is from bacterium and encodes:
- a CDS encoding L,D-transpeptidase, whose protein sequence is MFGKITMGLCIGLVLSGCGDKSTAFKSNNELKSPSHDDRNYVPSLYVQDDPVPQNTKIVVNIPARELRLYHEGELVYRFPVAVGSPVFKTPVGERKLSQIVWNPWWMPPDSKWAEDSKPTPPGPGNPLGLAKLDLGGAILLHGTNKEYTVGHPASHGCMRMFAADVKALAWWVQSHFTEKTDPELLKTYAAHRGSSYYVNLKNSIPVEIKYNIFEIQEGKLKIHPDVYGKAGKRKDAVLAWLNSKGVGSDKVDEVVLAKALDSSTVTSQEVALRDLIPAKLMASNTPLSDPVTDAWQNEHKPKFSSLMPAGL
- a CDS encoding ATP-dependent 6-phosphofructokinase — encoded protein: MSKKKKILVLTGGGDAPGLNAVIRAVVKHAIGTYGWEVIGSQVAFNGILEDPMRIMPLDLKTVSGLLVRGGTILGTINQGGPFTFPVKNEKGVLVEIDRSDELLARLRRLGIDAVINIGGDGSQRISQKLFEKGLNIVGVPKTIDNDLDCTEMTFGFQTAVETATDAIDKLHATAESHDRVMVLELMGRDAGWIAMASGIAGGADVVLIPEIPFDLDKVADHIRARDARGHHFAIVVVAEGAKPKDGDAFVKEKAGVGRNNRVLGGVGDYVTRELAKKLGGMETRCTVLGHLQRGGVPAPMDRLLATRFGAAAVDLVAQEKFGYMVAYQQDNIVPVKIADAIQRYRTIAPDHNLVKTARALGISLGD
- a CDS encoding nicotinate-nicotinamide nucleotide adenylyltransferase, whose protein sequence is MSREKVILFGGSFNPPHLGHREVVRHLASLQDFEAVSIIPTYAHPFEKNLTSFLDRMAMCQLNFMGISPNVMLNPIEDNLQHTPSYFIDTLLALKKIHPKTDFTIALGSDCKETLHLWHKAKMLQKEASFYFFPRAGYEKSSFPQISSTELRDKIQRGESVKDYLHPPVLDYILEHALYK
- a CDS encoding NAD(+)/NADH kinase; this translates as MNKEISKILVVPKGGRFVPGGRKRFFYPDSGELNESDYQALTATLDVLEKNLIKNDFDYTVVLKPDRKIMSRFDLVITVGGDGTFLRTAHLVENTPMMGINSNPKVSIGALLSIKPSQIEKKLIAIKKGNYKTLVRQRIGITVNGKKLPVYPLNDILFANNSPAAMSRYQVKLVRHKENQRSSGVWVATSSGSTAAIKAAGGRPMPLSKKMLQYLVREPYKGLGEKKYKILRGFIEMHEELVFINEMHRAGLFLDGTQGHFSLAYGDKISVFLSRFPLTTLL